A genomic window from Henningerozyma blattae CBS 6284 chromosome 3, complete genome includes:
- the TBLA0C03190 gene encoding phosphatase PAP2 family protein (similar to Saccharomyces cerevisiae DPP1 (YDR284C); ancestral locus Anc_5.297), whose protein sequence is MVILDRFTLNLPLATSHNITKWKVNDLFVLIVLVILNVFVYRIEPFQRQFLINDITLNHPFKDPQQVSDLDLFVYSLIIPIGIICFIVLLLANTQHRWYLLYISLLGQGMAFIATCLFSNFIKNYIGRCRPDFIVRCQPSMDALPNVYYRADDICLNPDRSVVLEGYRTTPSGHSCESFAGLTFLSYWIAGQLIIWNNQLGIWRKIISWLPLLGASLIALTRTQDYRHHFVDVIIGAIMGWFIAKHVYRLYFPSINSINCFKPLLDDSQVLTPQEALSHDMAQADEFQLERR, encoded by the coding sequence ATGGTCATACTTGATAGGTTTACCTTGAATTTGCCCCTAGCAACCTCACATAATATAACAAAATGGAAAGTCAACGATTTGTTTGTATTAATAGTATTGGTTATTTTAAATGTCTTTGTCTATAGAATCGAACCATTCCAAAgacaatttttaattaatgatataaCATTAAATCATCCGTTTAAAGATCCTCAGCAAGTGTCGGATTTAGACTTATTTGTTTACAGTTTGATAATACCAATTGGTATCATATGTTTTATTGTGCTTCTCTTAGCAAATACTCAACATAGATGGTATTTACTGTacatttctttattagGTCAAGGGATGGCATTTATTGCCACTTgtttattttccaattttattaaaaattatatcgGTAGATGTAGACCTGATTTTATTGTTCGTTGTCAACCTTCAATGGATGCTCTACCTAATGTCTATTATAGGGCAGATGATATTTGTTTGAATCCCGATAGAAGTGTTGTCTTGGAAGGTTATAGAACCACACCTTCAGGTCATTCTTGTGAAAGTTTTGCAGGTTTGAcatttttatcatattgGATTGCTGGtcaactaataatatgGAATAACCAACTTGGTATTTGGAGAAAGATTATTTCTTGGTTACCATTGTTGGGAGCCTCATTAATAGCTCTAACTAGAACTCAAGATTATAGGCATCACTTCGTCGACGTTATCATAGGTGCCATCATGGGTTGGTTTATTGCTAAACATGTTTATAGATTGTATTTTCCAAGTATAAATTCAATCAATTGTTTCAAACCTCTATTGGATGATTCACAAGTATTAACTCCTCAAGAAGCTTTGAGTCATGATATGGCTCAAGCAGATGAGTTCCAGTTAGAAAGAAGATAA